The DNA sequence ATTCCGAATCCCCATTGAGTAAGCTTGCGTCGGTACATCTTCTATTTTATCAAAGAAACGAGCATTCGCTTCAATAGTTGATTGCTCCAAATCCACTACATGAACAGTACTATCAAAGCTCGTTCCCGGCTCATTAAAACCAATATGTCCATTCGTGCCAATTCCCAAAATTTGCAAATCAACGGGATGCTCTACCAAAATTTGGTTGTAGCGTTTCACTTCTGCTTCCGCGTCTTCAGCAACACCATTTGGTAAAAATCTTTTTTTAAAAGGCTTTTGATTAAATAAATGTTCTTGCATAAAATAACGATAAGACTGAGGATTTTCCCCACTTAATCCTATGTACTCGTCTAGATTCACACTGGTTAAGTCTGACAAATCAAGGTCACTTTCAACAATTTGCTCATAAAAACTCAAAGGACTGCTACCCGTCGCTAAGCCTAACGTTTTAGCTCCTGTCGCTAATTTTTCTTTTAATAACTCAAAGGCTACTCTACCACCGTCTACTTGATTTTCCACTTGAATAATTCTCATCGCTAAACTCCTTTTCCTTATTTAATTATATTATATGGTATAGACCAATTTTTGTCAAGAGAATTTGTCCCTTTTTAAAGAATCCGAGCTTGTTTGCAAGAAAAATCGTGTTATAATAGAAGAATGTTAGTCTATTTATTCTGTTTATTTTTGTTAGGAGTTGCTTTTGTCATAACTGCACTTCTTCTCAAAACCAAGCGAATGTGGCATTATACCCTATTGATTTTAGGCATTTTACTCATGTGCCTGCCACTTGTTGCTTCTTGTTATTCATTATGGATTTTATTTACAGCCTAAGGAGAATATATGAATACTGCTGATTTTGACTTTCATTTACCAGAAGAGTTAATCGCGCAAACACCTTTAGAAAAGCGAGATGCTTCCCGCCTTTTAGTCGTCAATCACGAAACTGGTCAACTGGAAGATACTCACTTCGATGCGATTATTGATCAATTACATCCTGGAGATGCTTTGGTCATGAACGATACGCGCGTCTTACCTGCACGCCTTCACGGTGAAAAACCTGAAACAGGCGGGCATGTTGAATTGCTACTCTTAAAAAACATCGCAGGTGATAATTGGGAAGTACTGGCTAAGCCCGCCAAACGGTTAAAAGTCGGAGTGGCTATTTCTTTTGGCGACGGACGCTTGACAGCAACTGTCTTAGAAGAATTAGAACACGGTGGACGAATTGTACGTTTCCATTACCAAGGCATTTTCTTAGAAGTGCTTGAAAGTCTGGGCGAAATGCCCTTGCCGCCTTATATCCACGAAAAGCTAAAAGACCGTGAACGCTACCAGACTGTCTATGCCAAAGAAAATGGCTCAGCAGCTGCTCCTACTGCCGGGCTTCATTTTACCAAAGAGCTGCTGGCTCAGATTGAAGCCAAAGGTGTGAAATTAGTCTATCTGACGCTTCATGTTGGTCTAGGAACCTTCCGTCCTGTTTCTGTAGACAATGTAGACAAGCATGAGATGCATTCAGAATTCTATACATTGTCTGAAGAAGCAGCTAACACGCTTCGACAAGTCAAAGCCAGCGGAAAACGTGTTATAGCGGTCGGAACAACTTCTATCCGTACACTAGAGACAATCGGTTCAAAATTTAATGGGGAAATCAAAGCAGACTCCGGTTGGACCAACATCTTTATTAAACCTGGCTACGATTGGAAAATCGTAGATGCTTTTTCTACCAATTTCCACCTTCCAAAGTCCACTCTCGTCATGCTCGTTTCAGCCTTTGCAGGTCGAGAATTAGTGCTCTCTGCTTATCAGCATGCCATTGATGAAAAATACCGCTTTTTCAGCTTTGGAGATGCTATGTTTATAAAATAATAGGTGAAATATGAATAAAATTGAAAGCCGTCATCGACTCATTCGCTCACTTGTCCTAGAGAAAAAAATTCACACACAACAAGAATTACAAGATTTGCTTTCAGCAAATGGCGTTACAGTGACGCAATCCACACTTTCTCGAGACATTAAAGCTTTGAACTTGGTAAAAGTACACGAAGCAGATATTTCTTATTATATTATCAATAGCATGGCACCTTCACGCTGGGAAAAACGCCTGCGTCTCTATATGGAAGATGCCTTGATTATGTTGCGTCCTGTTCAACATCAAGTTGTCATGAAAACTCTTCCTGGATTGGCACAATCATTCGGTTCTATCTTAGATGCTCTAGAATTTTCCGAAATTGTCGCAACGGTCTGCGGGGATGATGTCTGCTTGATTATCTGCGAGGACAATCAAAAAGCGCAAGACTGTTTTAACAAATTAAAACAATTTGCACCCCCGTTCTTCTTTAGTAAAGATTAAAAGGCTAAGGCTGGAATTTTGTAGTTCTATAATTTCTGTAGTGGGTGAACTCTGCTTCAGAGATTATAGAGTTATTCTTTTGGCTTTCGGAGCTTTGACAACTTTAAGAAACGCATTCTCATCACCTTAAACATCAAAAAAGAGAAGACCAAGCTAGTCTTCTCTAGGTGTC is a window from the Streptococcus anginosus subsp. whileyi MAS624 genome containing:
- the queA gene encoding tRNA preQ1(34) S-adenosylmethionine ribosyltransferase-isomerase QueA, yielding MNTADFDFHLPEELIAQTPLEKRDASRLLVVNHETGQLEDTHFDAIIDQLHPGDALVMNDTRVLPARLHGEKPETGGHVELLLLKNIAGDNWEVLAKPAKRLKVGVAISFGDGRLTATVLEELEHGGRIVRFHYQGIFLEVLESLGEMPLPPYIHEKLKDRERYQTVYAKENGSAAAPTAGLHFTKELLAQIEAKGVKLVYLTLHVGLGTFRPVSVDNVDKHEMHSEFYTLSEEAANTLRQVKASGKRVIAVGTTSIRTLETIGSKFNGEIKADSGWTNIFIKPGYDWKIVDAFSTNFHLPKSTLVMLVSAFAGRELVLSAYQHAIDEKYRFFSFGDAMFIK
- a CDS encoding arginine repressor, with protein sequence MNKIESRHRLIRSLVLEKKIHTQQELQDLLSANGVTVTQSTLSRDIKALNLVKVHEADISYYIINSMAPSRWEKRLRLYMEDALIMLRPVQHQVVMKTLPGLAQSFGSILDALEFSEIVATVCGDDVCLIICEDNQKAQDCFNKLKQFAPPFFFSKD
- a CDS encoding glucosamine-6-phosphate deaminase, which gives rise to MRIIQVENQVDGGRVAFELLKEKLATGAKTLGLATGSSPLSFYEQIVESDLDLSDLTSVNLDEYIGLSGENPQSYRYFMQEHLFNQKPFKKRFLPNGVAEDAEAEVKRYNQILVEHPVDLQILGIGTNGHIGFNEPGTSFDSTVHVVDLEQSTIEANARFFDKIEDVPTQAYSMGIRNILDAKSIILFAYGASKAKAIAGTVEGPITEELPGSALQKHEDVVVIADKEALSILKNKNLFPI